One genomic window of Comamonas serinivorans includes the following:
- a CDS encoding response regulator transcription factor: MDFTRATVYIVDDDAAVRDALAWLLRTRRIVSEGFGSAADFDAMLADPQRGLTATGEPRDPGCILLDVRMPGETGLSLFQRLQQRGLTTPWPVIFLTGHAEVATAVEAVKAGAFDFCEKPFSDNELVERVEQALQLSLERFAEHKGRQSLRDKVAALTERERAVMGHVLEGMLNKQIAEQLDISVRTVEVHRARVFAKMDVKSAVELARLLHGL, from the coding sequence ATGGACTTCACACGGGCAACGGTTTACATCGTCGATGACGACGCGGCAGTGCGTGACGCGTTGGCGTGGCTGCTGCGCACGCGTCGCATCGTGAGTGAAGGCTTCGGCAGTGCCGCCGATTTCGACGCCATGCTGGCCGACCCGCAGCGCGGGCTCACGGCCACGGGCGAGCCACGCGACCCGGGCTGCATCCTGCTCGACGTGCGCATGCCCGGCGAAACCGGCCTGAGCCTGTTCCAGCGCCTGCAGCAGCGCGGCCTGACCACGCCCTGGCCGGTGATCTTCCTGACCGGCCATGCCGAGGTGGCCACCGCCGTCGAGGCCGTCAAGGCCGGCGCATTCGACTTTTGCGAGAAGCCGTTTTCAGACAACGAACTCGTCGAGCGCGTGGAGCAGGCGTTGCAGCTCTCGCTGGAGCGCTTTGCCGAGCACAAGGGCCGGCAAAGCCTGCGCGACAAGGTGGCCGCGCTGACCGAGCGCGAGCGTGCGGTGATGGGCCATGTGCTGGAGGGCATGCTGAACAAGCAGATCGCCGAGCAGCTTGACATCAGCGTGCGCACGGTCGAGGTGCATCGCGCCCGCGTGTTTGCCAAGATGGACGTCAAGTCAGCGGTTGAGCTGGCGCGGCTGTTGCATGGATTGTGA
- a CDS encoding murein transglycosylase A has protein sequence MVHHTIRTSSSRAIKASRKINHMNRRFRIVLGALIVGMLASCTTRQPAPTGPREPPPLTTPGPDTAVLGPPVKKTASRWTPVRWSDLPGFSQDNMSEAWNAWIKSCERPMPTVGRLCNDVRRLSLATADEQRGWMQAHLQPYRVEPLDGSSTEGLLTSYYEPLYQASRLPLSGMNVPLYRPPAGVAPKKPWFTRQQMETLPEARAALAGSELMYLADPVDAMVLQIQGSGRMLVTEPSGAQRLVRLGFAATNEQPYKSIGKWLLDRGEVRDATWPGIKAWIFANPDRTQELLWSNPRVVFFREEPLSELDAQFGPKGAQGVALTPGRSIAVDPGSIPYGAPVWLSTTGPQANLQRLVMAQDTGSAIRGAVRADYFAGWGAEAGEFAGRLKQNLRLWVLWPK, from the coding sequence ATGGTCCACCACACGATCAGGACCAGCAGCAGCAGGGCCATCAAGGCTTCGAGGAAAATCAACCACATGAATCGTCGTTTTCGGATCGTCTTGGGAGCGCTCATTGTAGGAATGCTCGCCAGCTGTACCACGCGCCAGCCCGCACCCACGGGGCCGCGCGAGCCGCCACCCCTGACCACGCCGGGACCGGACACGGCGGTGCTCGGCCCACCGGTGAAAAAGACGGCCAGCCGCTGGACGCCGGTGCGCTGGTCCGACCTGCCCGGTTTCTCGCAGGACAACATGAGCGAGGCCTGGAACGCCTGGATCAAGAGTTGCGAGCGGCCCATGCCCACGGTGGGGCGGTTGTGCAACGACGTGCGCCGCCTGTCGCTGGCCACGGCCGACGAGCAGCGCGGCTGGATGCAGGCGCACCTGCAGCCCTACCGCGTCGAGCCGCTGGATGGCTCCAGCACCGAGGGCCTGCTGACCAGCTATTACGAGCCGCTGTACCAGGCCTCGCGCCTGCCCCTGTCGGGCATGAACGTGCCCTTGTACCGACCGCCGGCCGGGGTGGCGCCCAAGAAGCCCTGGTTCACGCGGCAGCAGATGGAGACGCTGCCCGAGGCGCGTGCGGCGCTGGCCGGCTCGGAGCTGATGTACCTGGCCGATCCGGTCGACGCCATGGTGCTGCAGATCCAAGGCTCGGGCCGCATGCTGGTGACCGAGCCCAGTGGCGCGCAGCGCCTGGTGCGCCTGGGCTTCGCGGCCACGAACGAGCAGCCGTACAAGAGCATCGGCAAGTGGCTGCTCGACCGCGGCGAGGTGCGCGACGCCACCTGGCCGGGCATCAAGGCCTGGATCTTCGCCAACCCCGACCGCACGCAGGAGCTGCTGTGGAGCAACCCGCGCGTGGTGTTCTTCCGCGAAGAGCCGCTGAGCGAGCTGGACGCCCAGTTCGGCCCCAAGGGCGCGCAAGGGGTGGCGCTCACGCCGGGGCGCTCCATCGCCGTCGATCCGGGCAGCATTCCGTATGGCGCGCCGGTGTGGCTCAGCACCACCGGACCGCAGGCCAACCTGCAGCGCCTGGTCATGGCGCAGGATACGGGCAGTGCGATCCGCGGCGCCGTGCGCGCCGACTATTTCGCGGGCTGGGGCGCCGAGGCCGGTGAGTTCGCCGGGCGCCTGAAGCAGAACCTGCGGCTGTGGGTGCTGTGGCCCAAGTGA
- a CDS encoding carbon-nitrogen hydrolase family protein, with protein sequence MRVAALQTVSTPRLTDNLARAAELLALARAAGAELAVLPEYFVLMGLADTDKLALAEADGDGGPMQTWLAAQAREHGLWIVGGTVPLRVPGDPQRVFNSCLVHAPDGSRVARYDKIHLFRFATEHEAYDEARVLRRGQQPVYFDLPSRDGHRWRVGLSVCYDLRFPELYRQYADAGVDLITVPAAFTHTTGQAHWELLLRARAVENLSPVIAAAQGGVHESGRRTWGHAMVVGPWGEVLAVQAQGWGMAVAELDATELARCRSQLPALSHRTAFSAPVRGAAA encoded by the coding sequence ATGCGAGTTGCCGCCCTCCAAACCGTCTCCACGCCGCGTCTGACCGACAACCTGGCGCGTGCCGCCGAGCTGCTGGCCCTGGCGCGCGCCGCTGGCGCCGAGCTGGCGGTGCTGCCCGAGTACTTCGTGCTCATGGGATTGGCCGACACCGACAAGCTCGCGCTGGCCGAAGCGGATGGCGACGGCGGCCCCATGCAGACCTGGCTGGCGGCCCAGGCCCGCGAGCACGGGCTGTGGATCGTGGGCGGCACGGTGCCGCTGCGCGTCCCCGGCGACCCGCAGCGCGTGTTCAACAGCTGCCTGGTGCATGCGCCCGATGGCTCGCGGGTGGCGCGCTACGACAAGATCCACCTGTTCCGGTTCGCGACCGAGCACGAGGCCTACGACGAAGCGCGCGTGCTGCGCCGTGGGCAGCAACCGGTGTACTTCGACCTGCCCAGCCGCGATGGCCACCGCTGGCGTGTGGGCTTATCGGTCTGCTATGACCTGCGCTTTCCGGAGTTGTACCGGCAGTATGCCGATGCAGGCGTTGACCTGATCACGGTGCCGGCCGCATTCACCCACACCACGGGCCAGGCGCACTGGGAGTTGCTGCTGCGCGCCCGAGCGGTGGAAAACCTCAGCCCCGTGATCGCGGCCGCCCAGGGCGGTGTGCACGAATCGGGGCGCCGCACCTGGGGGCATGCCATGGTGGTGGGGCCCTGGGGCGAGGTGCTGGCCGTGCAGGCGCAAGGCTGGGGCATGGCCGTGGCCGAGCTGGACGCCACCGAGCTGGCGCGCTGCCGCAGCCAGCTGCCGGCGCTCAGCCACCGCACCGCGTTCTCGGCGCCGGTGAGGGGCGCGGCCGCATGA
- a CDS encoding two-component system sensor histidine kinase NtrB, with amino-acid sequence MSESVNPVAAMWRYARRVGRRLARALTDERWRLWLVLSALVLTMMATMIWLARLHEIDQVQETLDRTAADSVSNLRAALARNLQAVYALPTQDADPDDNWHEAANQLLRRQREVVRLEWRDPRLRLVRAEDSPYRNPVFREDARQDASSELALACASAARRGSAVYGNSYFQALQAGFGLELMDVCQPHMLSGRLIGYAVATYSLRGLLLETVDEQVLRHHEVALNDPDGTRLSAVGEVRAGAQMFAARHMFDVTGVPLMLQIHGWRRAPDVIPNVMTGVVTFMSIALVTVMVMLSRDIRLRGRAERSLEEAYAFRTAMEDSLSTGLRARDMQGRITYANPAFARMVGFSPEELLGKGDPAPYWPPDQWAEYARRLSLRRDGHLPPRDGFETEFMRKGGERFPVLVMEAPLISGTGRQTGWMSAVIDLTEQRKAEALSRATQERLQASARLASVGEMASMLSHELNQPLAVIASYANGSVHLLKSRQHDETADELRRLLAEVQVAMQRIAEQSARAGKVINTVRDFVQRRSQSRRAVTPRTLYEAISSLVLIQARNLDVRMVANVPAHLPAVLCNRTMVEQVLLNLTRNAMQAMEGMEPRGTCTLTASYVAPPCVADGGVGVGPAAGRGWVEFCVADEGPGISPELAAKLFTPFFTTKPEGMGIGLGLCRTVLEQHGSELQHRPNNPRGTVFSFRLSAV; translated from the coding sequence ATGAGCGAGTCGGTGAACCCCGTGGCGGCCATGTGGCGCTACGCGCGCCGCGTGGGGCGCCGCCTGGCCCGGGCCCTGACCGACGAGCGCTGGCGCCTGTGGCTGGTGCTGTCGGCCCTGGTGCTGACCATGATGGCGACCATGATCTGGCTGGCCCGCCTGCACGAAATCGACCAGGTGCAGGAAACCCTGGACCGCACGGCTGCCGATTCGGTGAGCAACCTGCGTGCGGCCCTGGCGCGCAACCTGCAGGCCGTGTACGCCTTGCCCACGCAGGACGCAGACCCCGATGACAACTGGCACGAGGCGGCCAACCAGCTGCTGCGCCGCCAGCGCGAGGTGGTGCGCCTGGAGTGGCGCGACCCGCGGCTGCGCCTGGTGCGCGCCGAAGACTCGCCCTACCGCAACCCCGTGTTCCGCGAAGACGCGCGCCAGGACGCCAGCAGCGAGCTGGCGCTGGCCTGCGCCTCGGCCGCGCGGCGTGGTTCGGCGGTCTACGGCAACAGCTATTTCCAGGCGCTGCAGGCCGGCTTCGGCCTGGAGCTGATGGACGTGTGCCAGCCGCACATGCTGTCGGGCCGGCTGATCGGCTATGCCGTGGCCACCTATTCGCTGCGCGGCCTGCTGCTGGAGACCGTGGACGAGCAGGTGCTGCGCCACCACGAGGTCGCGCTCAACGACCCCGACGGCACCCGGTTGTCGGCCGTGGGCGAGGTGCGGGCCGGGGCGCAGATGTTCGCCGCCCGCCACATGTTCGACGTGACCGGCGTGCCGCTGATGCTGCAGATCCACGGCTGGCGGCGTGCGCCCGATGTCATCCCCAACGTGATGACGGGCGTGGTGACCTTCATGTCGATTGCGCTGGTGACCGTGATGGTCATGCTCTCGCGCGACATCCGCCTGCGCGGCCGGGCCGAGCGGTCGCTGGAAGAGGCCTATGCCTTCCGCACCGCCATGGAGGATTCGCTGAGCACCGGCCTGCGCGCGCGCGACATGCAGGGACGCATCACCTACGCCAACCCGGCGTTTGCGCGCATGGTCGGGTTTTCGCCGGAAGAGCTTTTAGGTAAAGGGGATCCGGCGCCGTACTGGCCGCCGGACCAGTGGGCTGAATACGCGCGGCGGCTGAGCCTGCGACGCGATGGTCACCTGCCGCCGCGCGATGGCTTCGAAACCGAGTTCATGCGCAAGGGCGGTGAGCGCTTTCCGGTGCTGGTGATGGAGGCGCCGCTGATCAGCGGCACCGGCCGCCAGACGGGCTGGATGAGCGCCGTCATCGACCTGACCGAACAGCGCAAGGCCGAGGCCCTGTCGCGCGCCACGCAAGAGCGCCTGCAGGCCTCGGCGCGGCTGGCCAGCGTGGGCGAGATGGCGTCCATGCTCAGCCACGAGCTGAACCAGCCGCTGGCCGTCATCGCCAGCTACGCGAACGGCTCGGTGCACCTGCTCAAGTCGCGCCAGCACGACGAAACCGCCGACGAGCTGCGCCGCTTGCTGGCCGAGGTGCAGGTCGCCATGCAGCGCATCGCCGAACAGTCGGCGCGCGCCGGCAAGGTCATCAACACCGTGCGCGACTTCGTGCAGCGGCGCAGCCAGTCGCGCCGCGCCGTCACCCCGCGCACGCTGTACGAGGCCATCTCGTCGCTGGTGCTGATCCAGGCGCGCAACCTCGACGTGCGCATGGTGGCCAACGTGCCGGCGCACCTGCCGGCCGTGCTCTGCAACCGCACCATGGTCGAGCAGGTGCTGCTCAACCTCACGCGCAACGCCATGCAGGCCATGGAAGGCATGGAGCCGCGCGGCACCTGCACGCTGACGGCCAGCTACGTGGCGCCCCCCTGTGTGGCGGACGGCGGCGTGGGCGTGGGGCCGGCGGCGGGCCGCGGCTGGGTGGAGTTCTGCGTGGCCGACGAGGGGCCCGGCATTTCGCCCGAGCTGGCGGCCAAGCTGTTCACGCCGTTTTTCACCACCAAGCCCGAGGGCATGGGCATTGGCCTGGGCCTGTGCCGCACGGTGCTGGAGCAGCACGGCAGCGAACTGCAGCACCGGCCCAACAACCCGCGCGGCACGGTGTTCAGCTTCCGCCTGAGCGCGGTCTGA